agagacaatTCTAACGCAATAGCAAGTCAAAACATATCGAATTCGATCAAGTGTATATCAAAAAATagtaatatttataatattactAAATAATTATAGTTTGAGCTTTTGTTGAATATATTTTGATACGGATTCCTATTTAGTGTTATAAGTATTTAGTTAAATTTTAGATGATTTGACtaaggagggagggagagagagagagagagagagagagagagagaattcaattctttttaggaTGGAGGCAGTTATCAAATTGTGTATGTGGTGTAATGTATCTCATAAGTTTTTAAGGGATATATACTTGTCATGTCATTTTTGTTTACTAGGTTTTGTTTAGTGTAGCCAACAAGAATTTTTACGATTCGACGAGCACCACAGTTTCACCGTGGTTGTTGTATGGTGGCTGAAGACCTACTTGTAATAGAACTCAATAAATGTGTACTATTAGGACTTCTAATTCTAATAGGACGTAAGTGTACCTAGAATCCTACTAGGGGTAGAGGACGTAGGCATCTACCAAGCCAACACAAGGATCTCATCCAGGACATGTAAGAATTAATTAGGAGCGTTCAAAAGGATTAGGCTAGATGATTCTATTGCACTAGATTCTTGTAAGGGCAAGAATCAGTGGGTCCTAGAGGGTCAAGTAGGGTTTGAGAGctacacactagtagagaaatgggtTGTAGTCCCGGTTGAGAACTGGCTTTAGTctcggttttccaaccgggactacgaatccgagactaaaggtcatggcctttagtcccgggtgacataaccgggactaaaggtccatcctTAGGAGAAAAATAAACGAAATTGTAGGAGACCTCTCTTGCGATGTGTGAGATTCGAACCTAGGACCTCTTTCCTCACGCATAAACTCCTTACCAATTCAGTtgtacaccacatgtgacagggtcctggacactctccttttgaattgaccTGTGGGGTACCTTTAGACCCGGGTGGGAGACCTTTAATCTGGGTTgttgacaccaaccgggactaaaaggtcaccctttagtcccggttggtattaccaaccggaactaaaggttgaaggacctttagtccgggttggtaacaccaaccgggactaaaggtggcctgctgcgaaagcgtgccaggacaggggcctttagtccctgttggtagctccaaccgggactaattcttcctttactctcggacgcaaaaaataccgagactaaagcccaaaatcgaagcggatgaaaggtcatttctctactagtgacacaATCACTTGTAATCTTTTGAAGTTGTGCTTATAGAATTTACGGTCGTCGACTTTGCCAAAATCCTAATCTCTTGTCGTGGTTGCTTCAACGTCGTTATCTAGGATTTTCTATGATTTCAACTACATCGTTCTTGATACGGCACAAGGTTGTGTCATACTTGCAATATCCTTTGAAAGATCCGAGGACTGCTGTGCATAACTAGCTTGGGGTATCAGATTATAATAGTAGTGACTCCAAGATCACGAATGAATGAATACATATACAATAAAACACACACATACATACTGCTCTTATGTGTTGAGGGATATTATCATCTAGGTTTATGAACTTTGGAAGTACCTCTCATACCTAAAGGTGGTGATGAACATGTCTCAATCAACTGAGATGAGAGGTGAAGATGAGTGCATAGAGTTCTTAGAGCCAGTGCACCACTATTGAGTGTGGTAGGACCGTAGGAACGGTGGAAAAAGCGTCTGAAAGCTCAAAGCTAGCTCCATGTTTAGGATGTAGATGCTCTGCTATTATGCATCTGGTTTGCATTTGGCAAAGGGCGTTCTAGATCCTAACTTACAAACTCATAGCCTTATAACCCGCCTCCTCTAGCCTCGATAGAGATGTCGTACATAGATAAAGGCTCTGTTCGGCTGTTATTATAAGTCGGcttatggtataatatttttttctcccaACAAATTAgccgtacaaatcagcacaagcggcTTATAAACCAGTCGAACAGAGCCAAAGAAGGAATGAGCGAAAAGAAGGACCACCCAATGGAGAGAGAGCACGAACATTCTATTATAGTTTAGGATTCACCTATATACTAAACTATTTATGTAATAACATGCTAACTATATGATGACTTTAATTTGTCGCTAACGTGTGAGGTAGATGTGTCAGTCTCATTCTCACTTTTATTTGCTGGAAGGCTCCCCGGTCGGCACAACTAAGGTACTATGCCTGTACCAGTGGTGATGGGCTCATTATCGTCGCTCGTTCCAGATCCGCCGTCACTTCAAAGTATGCCTGGCTAGtttagtgcttgtttagtttccaaaatttttttaaaaagtgctatagtagctattacatcgaatcttacgatatatgcatgaaatattaaatgtagataaaaaaaattaattacacaatttggttgaaaattgcgagacgaacgttttgagtctaattagtccatgattgaacactaattgtcaaataaaaacgaaaatgctatgaTCGTCAAATTCTCAAAATTCACCAACTAAACACGCACCCAGTGAAACGAAGGAGGCTAGAGAGAGAAGGGCAGGAGAAGGCTAGAGAGATATGGTGTCGAACAACCGGCACAAAATATGAGAGCCACATCGTTGTACGATTAGTGTACCACACAAAGCGGTTTAACACAAGTTCCGAAGACTTTAGACCTAATATGGTACAATCAGTATGTTTAGGGTGATAAAAATATATTTTGAGAATACCGAACCTAAATAAAAATGCTGGACAAGTTCGAAGACCGCTAACAAAATATACTGATTGACCCCCACATATCGAGGCATGTCGTCGTACAATTACCGTGCCACGCGAGCGGTTTCAGAGCAGTAATACAGCTGGATGTAAGGTTTTTGTGTAGTTGCAGTCTTCTCTTAGTCCGtttatatagtagttagctctttactatTAATATATGGTGCACTTGTCTCTCTCGTATGGTTCCCGTGCCCGAGCTGATGGTAAGCTTACAATccgcttttccttttttttttcttttccacctCAGTATTTAGTTGGCTTACCGCTAGCTATTATGCTTGCTCTAATGCAAATGCTAGATCTGATGTAATATAATCATTAACTTTAGAGCGTTTGGAGTGTAATTTCATAGTAAGATGGAAATGCGTGTACGTGACAAGTTGAAGGACACAGCTATAGATATGGTCCTGTTTATAACAAAAACGAATATAATATGTCCTGTTTTATACTACCATATATAGTACTGTACTGTATGCACTGCCGACGTGGTGTATGTACAAAGacaatgtatatgtatatatatactagtAGATCTCTGTCACCGTCCTGCGCCTCCCATCACTTTAATGAGCTGTTTGCTCGCTGCTTGTTCCTACGTCTGCCCTCCCCTTCACCTTCACTGCtgcctgctctgctctgctctgctcgtcTCCTTCCCTGCTTCCTTTTTTAAAGCCCCGCCAGGCCGCCATACTCGGTGCAGTCAGACGCCaccatcatctccttcctccatcCAAAACCAACTGATAGTGTGCAGTGCAGCCAAGAAGCTCAGCTCAGCTGGTTCCTCCATTGGACTGTCCCGATTCTGATGGGCTTCCCGGTGGGGTACTCGGAGATGCCCAAGCTGGTGCTgtacctcctcttcctcctcggccaCCTGCGCCGCCTCTCCTCCTGGCTTCTCCGCCTCGCGGGCGCCGCCGACGCCGACACCGATGCCAGCTGGGCGGCGGCATCCGACGCCGACCACCACCCGCGCCACCcctgcgccgccaccgccgccgagcgCCTGGAGGAGCACTCCCCGGCGGTGCGCTTCGACTCGCTGTCGTGCGgcggctcctcctcttcctcttcctccgggGGCAGCGAAAGCGGAGGGGAGACGGCGCCGCGGCCGCTCCCCGAGGGGTGCTGCGTCTGCCTGGGCGActtccacgccgccgccgaggtgcGCCGCGCCCGGGGCTGCCGCCACGTCTTCCACCGCGCCTGCCTCGACCGCTGGGCCGCGCACGGCCACCGCACCTGCCCACTCTGCCGGACGCCGCTCCTCCCGCCGCTGCTCCTGCCGCTGCCGCCATCGTAGTGATCCGAATTACCCCGTTCCTGCTGGGCCTTTGTGCAAAAAATAACCCTCCGCCTTCTTCACTCGACGGCTTGAATGTGCGTCTCTCTGGTTTGTTGTGATTTTGAGTAACTACAGGGGGCTCCGTGTCAAAGGGGTGCTCTGTTCTCCTCTGCTCTTGGAAAAGGCTAAACAAAGCCAAAGAAAGTGAGGAAAGATGGTGATAGAGAAGTTTAACTAGGTTATTAGGGCAAAATTAAATAGAAAGAGTagtacttattattatatatacacGTAGGTAGAGCAATTTGGCAAGAGATGTGGTCTGCtcatcttattttcttctttttttttgttttctctcCTCCGTGGGTGAGCGGAGATGATACATATACATACCCTGATTGCTTTGACTGGTCTGGAGGcaatggctgaaagtaccgttggctggtttgtggctggtttgatgtgagagaaaaatactgttggttggctaataagccatggcttataagctaaatacGACATGCTTATTGTTGGAGTGGATAGAGATAGCCAATAGGGATCCTACCTTACCTGGATGAATTTGTATGTCGTGTAATAACTATGCAGCTTCAAACAACCTGGGTTTGACTTGGAGATCCACTGCAAAACCATTTATGTTATCTTTGTGAAGACGCATCGTTTGCAGACTGCAGAAAAGATAGAAAAAAAGGCACTGTTTATAACAAAAAATGAAGTATCTGCAGAGTAAAACCTGGTACATGCCTTGCCATACCTGGTTTCAGAGTTTTTTTCCTTGATGAAAAGAAGTAGTATATGTTTtcagaaaaataataataattctgacatctatctatctatctaactACTACTACGTAGCTGTATAGAATGCTCGTAGAGGGTAAAAAAGAAGTATACACTCTCATTATTCTAGAAACAGAAGTTCTTGATTCTCAATGAGCTAAATAATTCTAAATTTTACTAGATCTATATAACAAAGTACTAACATTTACGAATACCGAAAAAGTATCATTTGCTTAATTATTGAAAATTTATAACAAATTTATTAAAACATAAGTGTTGATAGTATTTTTGATAAACTTAATTAAATTTAAAAGAATTTGATTTGATTATTAAAATATAAAACTGCATTCTTAGGATGAATGAAATACAGACTAAAAAAGGCTGCTGCCCAGTCGCAATACAGACTAAAAAAGGCCCGTCCGTATTGTGGAGCTACTCTACGCCAAGCCAAACGCGCTCAACTTCTGTCGACGCATTCGGACTTACATGGGCCAAGGGGAAAACTCCATGGCCCAATGGGAAAACTGCTGAGGTGCCACCGCCGTTCCCCACCAAAGATCATGGCCACTGACGACGTCGTGGCCGCCTTGTGGCGATGAAAGCGCAGGTTAGAAACGTATGTGATATGTTGTAATTATTTTATATGATTATTGAAAAGGGTAGATTGAGATGTTgtacatgttgtaagtgtttcagaggtgttgtttaaaatgtttcatctgttccagatGTATGTTTCGAGCGTTCCGATCTGGAtgctgcatatgtttcacacattaAGTTTCTCTCACCTCTTTCAGTCTTATATCGCAGCGAGTGTTTTCatattgcaagttgcaagtgtgttttatttgatgttgcatatgtttagtgtatgttctagttgtttcatctgtttttatatggatgttgtattcaagtgtttcatgttccACGTGTTTTATGTTGTTCGGGGAGTCAAGGGGTGTGGGGAGCGATAGTGGTACGGCACGGGCGTTGGGTAATGATGGGACGCGGTGAGCTGGGGGCCGCCAGtggggggggtgggggtgggggtgggggggggggggggggggggggggcgccagGGGGGTGTGTGTGTGTTGCGTGTGCGTGTGCAGGACGGGGTGAACGATCTCGAATCGATGTGGATAGGGCGTGCTATGCGTGCGAGACCAGTTGTGTGACGCGTGGACGCTGCAACAGGATGGATACGCATGCGGGGCGTAAATAAAATCAACGCCCGGGGACACACTGcgcggacgtccgggcgctagtcgCTCGGTCCAGGCTCCAGCCGTCCAGCGAGATGAGCAACCACCAATCAGATGCCGAGTGCTGTTCGTGTGGCCAGGCAGCCGAAGATGGCATGTCGCGACGAagtcacgccacgccacgccacgccagcgCCCAGTCCAGGAGTGCTCTGCTAGTGCGAGTACACGAGGCACGCACACACGACACGACAGAGGCAGAGCTAAGCTAGCGGCCGCGTGTTCATGACTCGTGAGCTCTTCGCCACACATTGCAAAAGTCAAGCCCGCCGCGCGCGTGGGCGTACGTGGCGCTGAACACACAGACACTGATACGTGCGCAGAGGCGCATGCCGCCAGTGCCCTCCCGCAAGCAAAGCCATAACCAGAAACCGTTAGCTAGTGCCTTGCAGTTGGTTAGCCAGCAGCCAGAATCATCAGGTGCCGTACATACGTGTCGTCGATGGTGGCGGCGCCCAGCAAGTGCCGGCCGTCGGCGGCAGCGCTGGTGGTGGCACCGCCGGCGGccgcgcggcggcggctgcggtgcCGGTGCTGCGAGGACACGCTGGGCGTCCCGCGCCGGCGGCTGCAGCAGGCCGCCGCCCCAGCTCCGCACCTCGCCCCcgccgcgccggcgccgccgcccagGCCCCGGCGGATCGTGCTGGTGCGGCACGGCCAGAGCGAGGGCAACGTGGACGAGGCCGCCTACACGCGCGTCCCGGACCCCAGGATCGGACTCACCGCCCAGGGCTGGCGCGACGCCGACGACTGCGGCCGCCGCCTGCGCGACCTCTTCTCCCAGGACGGCGACGACTGGAAGGTCTACTTCTACGTCTCTCCCTACCGCCGCTCCCTGGAGACGCTGCGCGGCATCGGACACGCCTTCGAGCCCCACCGCATCGTCGGCGTTCGCGAGGAGCCCCGCCTCCGCGAGCAGGACTTCGGTACGACGGGCGGCGGATAACGCTTGCCTTATCCACCTTGGTCCACCCGTCAGCCTCCCAGAATTCCTACCCGACACATCCTATTCCtaactaacgaatgctcctgggCTGGGGATCCGGCCCAACCCTTGCCATGGGCCGCAATGGCAGGCAACTTCCAGGACCGGGAGCAGATGCGGTTGGAGAAGGAGATCCGCCTCCGCTACGGCCGCTTCTTCTACCGCTTCCCCAACGGCGAGTCGGCGGCGGACGTGTACGACCGCATCACCGGCTTCCGGGAGACCCTGCTCGCCGACATCGACATCGGCCGCTTCCACCCCCcgggcaccaccaccaccggcgaCATGAACATCGTCCTCGTCTCCCACGGCCTCACCCTCCGCGTCTTCCTCATGCGCTGGTACAACTGGACCGTCCGCCAGTTCGAGGGCCTCGAGAACCTCGCCAACGGCGGCGCGCTCGTCATGCAGACCGGCGAAGGCGGAAGGTACAGCCTCCTCGTGCACCACACCGCCGACGAGCTCAGGGTGTTCGGCCTCACCGAGGAGATGCTGCAGGACCAGATGTGGCAGAAGACGGCCAGGCCCGGTGAGCTCAACCACCGCTTCATGACCAATGGACAGTCATTCTTCCATCCCTTTACTACAATCTACTAGTCGTtctaatatataaatatataagcTGCAGAATATGGAGTATACAGAGGAGTAACTTACTACTAGCGAGTAAGTTAGTACGTAACTTGTTCTGCTTGTATACAGAGGAGAAGCAGAGTTCCAGTGGCTTTCGATCAATCAGTCATATAAAATTtcagttaattaattgactagTTGTCATTGATTCATCAGTGGGTCTTTGCGTTGCACACTCaccatatgtgtgtgtgtgttacgcTGTTACGTGCGCACAAGCACACAGAATCATCGTTCCTGTGAACTACTTGACTGTAAGCTTGTATTTTCTTATGTTTTGAGTTGTGCATACGACGAAAGAAATGTTGTCTCATAGTAATTCATGTTTTCTTAATTTGTGCACAAAACAAAATAAATGTTTTGAGTTGCATGGCAACAACAACCCATAAGAAACTGTCCATAGGCTTAGACTGAGAGGTGTAAGATGGAATAAGTTCTGTGTGGCAGCTGCCTCTTTGGCATTGAGTAGAGTTATCTTCCTATTCTTTAGAAAAGAGAAAAGCTCAGGGGAAACACTGATTTAGGATCCATATGAAACTGTGACCGAAGCTATACCTTTGAATTGGTCCAAGAATTTCATAATGTCATGCCACCAAAATGATCTTTTTTTGACAGCATCTAGCAGCTTACCATTTGAATAGTGATTTCTAAATCTAGTTGACCCATGCAGTGTATAGCTTATTACCAAAatgctctttttttttcttggaaGCAAATTATGTCACACTGGATCTCAATTATTTTGTCTCTAATAATTGAGTTCAATTATTTTTATCTTCCAATCTCTTATTTATTTCGTGCTATCCGCGTCATAAAAAACAGAAGGTAGTAAGTTGTAAGTACTTCATGCATAACATAATTATGAAAAGATAGTCAACCGAAGAAGCAACATCCATGAAAGGTGTAGGACCAACATCACAAAGTAACTGTCAGGCCAGACAAGTTCAAATCTGACAGAAAAACATAAGAGACACGTTGACCATAAGAACTGATGACAAAGGCCTCAGAAGACCATCACTTCTTTGTAGTCTTGTTGATTGTCTTCTATCCATCAGTTTTGGATTGAGTTATCTTCTTTCGTGCCACTTTATTCCCCACACAGGCCACATGCTTCTTCATCATATTTCTATCATTCAGGGTATATCAGGGTCAATTTTCTTTCTAGAAAGCACtacacaagttcttgatcattgaGGCAGAGTGGTTTGGAGGTGAAGCATTGCATGCAAGACATAGCTTAACCACAAAGCTCACTTATAATTCATCAGATTATGTTGATTGATAGAATTACCTTTCACCAAAAATGAAATGAAAGAATAACGGAAAACCTTCCTTCTAATAAATCTCTAGAATCTGATGGCTTAAATAGTGATATAGTCAAGAAATGTTGGATGATTATAATGAGGAATTCTACAAGCTCTGTGATGCTTTTTGGGAATagaatatttgtttttatattgcCTCATACCTTACTTTACAACCTAAAAAGATCAGTCCTTGACATAATTGGAGATTTTAGGCCAATTTCCCTCTTAAATTTCTCTACTAAACTTATCAATAAGCTTCTGGCTAATAGACACTAAGTGATAATCCTACAACTCATACACACAGACAAATTATGGTCCATCCAGGATAGCTTAGCATGGCCCTTTTAGTCTTATGTCTCTATCACAAGTTTTGAAAaagactaggtagcgtgcccttgcgttgctacgggacaacaaaacttttgtactaaaaacacaaagactaggtagcgtgcccctacgttgctacgggacaacaaaacttttgtactaaaaacacacagatCGCACGATAAATAACAGTACTGTTTAATAAAGGTACTTTTGATTATCATGAAAAAAGTATTAACAGGCAATATTATCTTGTCTATAGAGCTAGAACCTCTTTATACATGATATTCATTGGGAATATTATCATTTAATAGTTTCTTCCCCTTGTTCATGTTCTTCTCAACAATTAACACTGTCAAGATCCTGATATTAGATCTTGCTATGGATATAGATAGCGCTACGTATAATTGGCTATGTAAAAACACTAGTAAGACGAAGAAACCTAGGTCTATGCCCGTTGCAACGAAACAACATATACACAAGAGTTTGACTTGTTCTCGGTAAGGCGAGACCAGCTAGCAGCCACACAAGCACATTGCGAGTTACATACACGAGGGACACATGGCGAGTTACGTACACAAGGGGCACATGGCAAGTTACATGCCTACtaatgtaaggtcgagatggtgactagagggtgggtgaatagtcgtttctaaaacttaatcgcctcggctaaccgaaacaagtgcggaattaaaactatcggtctagccaagactacacccctctatctatgttctctagcaccttgcaaagatcctaattaagcaacaaagtgtcgggctagctagagctcacctaatcaattctcgaagcaaggttacacaaacctatgccactagtactttaaccaccggggagctcctacacatgctagtaagcaaaagcacaaagccaactaagctcactagcaatgctcaataacaaggtaaccaataccaaattagagagagcaaatacttagctacacaaactaagcaaagtgactaacaaggttacacaaaccaaattagtcacacaagggagctacttctatgctacacaagcaagaaggtaactagtgagctatacaagcaaactaattacaagagcaactacacaagcacaatatatatgaaagtaattacaagcttgtgtaacgaggatgcaaaccaacagggaagaataaagttgacacggtgatttttctcccgaggttcacgtgcttgccaacacgctagtccccattgtgtcgaccgctcacttggtggttcggcggctaattggcatcacccaccaagcccgcacgtcgggcaccgcaagaacctaccctgaaagtgagggtagctcaatgacatgctttactagagttgctcttcacggctcctgcggggcgagaacaatgcccctcacaaagctcttctccgaagcaccgcactaagcttcttgcgggcttcgacggagaccaccaccaagccgtctaggaggtggcaacctccaagggtaacaagcaccaccggcttgcaactcgatcacctagtgccactcgatgcaacctcatgatgcaatcgcactggaatcgctctctcacacaatcggatgatcactatcaagcatatgtgagatggagggctcccaagcactctcaagccgGACATAAAGTCCCTCGAGGTGCTCTGCtacagccatggccgagacccacttctatttatagctccacgagctaaactagccgttaccccttcactaggcaaaactcaagatgaccgaacgctccggtcagattgaccggatgtaggacccagTGTAcggtcacgcgatgcatgccatgtgtcccctgcttcaaacgctgatcgcctaatctcaacggtcatcagtacattaaGTTGTGACTGGGCGCGCTGCTCAAATTGAtcggatgtaggaccccagcgtccggtcacttccagtaagcttccaaaGGTGAaaattcatgaccggacgcgtctggtcgatcaCGATCGAATGCagcatcagtgtccggtcatttctctgCTTCTCTGTgctgccatgtcagtaggactGGACGTAGCCACCCAATGTTCGGTCAAAGACCAACGCCTGtgccttcactgctgccactgaccgaactTAGGTCCCCAAGCGTCCAGTCActatgtgaccagcgtccggtgcacactgtgaaaccctatcttttctatatagggtgtCGGTGGCATCGTTgcactatccgcactctatgggcggacactccgtcgttggagtttcgaacctttctcgccttccgttccatcgccgagttgatccacatcaactccaacttcatctctatAGCAGAACCGCCATAAATAGCATTGCTTATGGAGGTGCTCGtctcccaccagacactaagcaccccgaaaactAGGCTACAGCGAGCGGTTTCTATCGGgcccaccccaagggagaacccgaaagatccacaattttcccaaggatccaataatgagaacgagttacaatacaagtcccTTTCATACATCAAaagttcttaaaaagtacattattacattaccaaatatcagagtgcgaaatgataaacaacggaatttaagtAAACATCTAGCAATAGGAACGAGGATTctatctgagcccaccagaagaatcctccacacaaaggtacttcacatgcatcacctgcaacaggggtaaataaaccctgagtacatattgtactcgcaagacttatccgactagtgggaataatttcccgactccaaggaatatgataagctttatggtttgctggtttcttttgggcAGAAAGAAATagtaatagtgagtccttacttatgttattattagtagcCGCATTAAGTTATTAGCtacccagtctatataagcacatgttctactttcaagcaagagttgagcaatcagttccatttcttctcttttcaactttcagttcttactacggtgctaaaccagtagacaagccataccagaactgtcgacgattcatgaatcaaagcccccagctgggtgccccgaagacacacgcctcgcttgtac
The nucleotide sequence above comes from Miscanthus floridulus cultivar M001 chromosome 18, ASM1932011v1, whole genome shotgun sequence. Encoded proteins:
- the LOC136522348 gene encoding brassinosteroid-responsive RING protein 1-like, which codes for MGFPVGYSEMPKLVLYLLFLLGHLRRLSSWLLRLAGAADADTDASWAAASDADHHPRHPCAATAAERLEEHSPAVRFDSLSCGGSSSSSSSGGSESGGETAPRPLPEGCCVCLGDFHAAAEVRRARGCRHVFHRACLDRWAAHGHRTCPLCRTPLLPPLLLPLPPS
- the LOC136520904 gene encoding phosphoglycerate mutase-like protein AT74H isoform X1 translates to MVAAPSKCRPSAAALVVAPPAAARRRLRCRCCEDTLGVPRRRLQQAAAPAPHLAPAAPAPPPRPRRIVLVRHGQSEGNVDEAAYTRVPDPRIGLTAQGWRDADDCGRRLRDLFSQDGDDWKVYFYVSPYRRSLETLRGIGHAFEPHRIVGVREEPRLREQDFGNFQDREQMRLEKEIRLRYGRFFYRFPNGESAADVYDRITGFRETLLADIDIGRFHPPGTTTTGDMNIVLVSHGLTLRVFLMRWYNWTVRQFEGLENLANGGALVMQTGEGGRYSLLVHHTADELRVFGLTEEMLQDQMWQKTARPGELNHRFMTNGQSFFHPFTTIY
- the LOC136520904 gene encoding phosphoglycerate mutase-like protein AT74H isoform X2, which translates into the protein MVAAPSKCRPSAAALVVAPPAAARRRLRCRCCEDTLGVPRRRLQQAAAPAPHLAPAAPAPPPRPRRIVLVRHGQSEGNVDEAAYTRVPDPRIGLTAQGWRDADDCGRRLRDLFSQDGDDWKVYFYVSPYRRSLETLRGIGHAFEPHRIVGVREEPRLREQDFGNFQDREQMRLEKEIRLRYGRFFYRFPNGESAADVYDRITGFRETLLADIDIGRFHPPGTTTTGDMNIVLVSHGLTLRVFLMRWYNWTVRQFEGLENLANGGALVMQTGEGGRYSLLVHHTADELRVFGLTEEMLQDQMWQKTARPEYGVYRGVTYY